The genomic segment TCCTGGACGCCGACATCGTGGTGATCGGCGCGCCGATGTACAACTTCAGCATTCCGTCCACGCTGAAGGCCTGGATCGACCGCGTGGCCGTGGCCGGCCGCACCTTCAAGTACACCGAGAACGGCCCGGTGGGCCTGGCCGGTGGCAAGCGGGTGATCATCGCCAGCAGCCGTGGCGGCATCTACACCGACTCGCCGGCCGACTTCCAGGAGCCGTTCCTGCGCCAGGTGTTCGCCTTCATGGGCATCAACGAGGTCGAGTTCGTGCGTGCCGAAGGCATCGCCTACTCGCCGCAGCACCGTGAAGACGCCATTGCCGGCGCGCTGGCCACCCTGCCGTCGCACGAAGTGGCCGAAGCCGTCGCGGCATAACGCGTTCCAGCGTTCGGCGCCCCTCTCTCCTCGTCTGGGCGCTGAACGAGGGCCGGGATCCCCTCCCCCATCCCGGCCCACCCCGGCGGCCCCGCATTGCGGGGCCGTTTTCTTGGGCGACGCGTTAGGCTGGGGGCATGAACTACATCGTGACGGCTGCGCACCGCAGCGAATTTCCACACCCGATCACCCTGCGCCGTGGCCAGGCACTGGTGGTGGGCGAACGCTATGAAGGCCCGGAGGGCTGGGACGACTGGTTCCTGTGCGAAGCCGAGGGACAGCAGCCCGGTTTCGTACCGCCGCCGGTGATCGGCCGCGATGCGCAGGGTGGCGCTTTTGCCACGGAGGACTACTGCGCGCGGGAACTGGATGTGGGTCCCGGGCAGCTGCTGCACGGGGAACGCACGCTCAATGGCTGGGCGTGGTGCGTGCCGGAGAACGGCGAACCGGGATGGGTGCCGTTGGAGAAGGTGCGCATCATGGCGTGATCGCGGCGGTTCATCCACGCAGGGCGTGGATGTAACCGGCATTGTAGATCCACGCCGTGCGTGGATTCGGTTCCATGCAAGCATGGCACCCACCAGAGCCACTGCGATGCCATGCAAGCATGGCACCCACCCGATCAGGGTGTCAGGCGATGGTTTCCAGGCCGCCCATGTACGGGCGCAGCGCTTCCGGCACGGTGATGCTGCCGTCGGCGTTCTGGTAGTTCTCCATCACCGCGATCATCGCGCGGCCCACCGCCACGCCCGAGCCGTTCAGGGTGTGCGCCAGCTCCGGCTTGCCGGTGGCCGGGTTGCGCCAGCGGGCCTGCATGCGGCGGGCCTGGAAATCACCGCAGTTCGAGCACGAGGAAATCTCGCGGTAGGTCTCCTGCGACGGCAGCCAGACTTCCAGGTCGTAGGTCTTGATCGCCGAGAAGCCCATGTCGCCGGTGCACAGCAGCACCTTGCGGTACGGCAGGCCCAGCTTTTCCAGCACCACTTCGGCGCAGCGGGTCATGCGCTGGTGCTCGGCGTCGCTGTCTTCCGGGCGGCTGATCGAGACCAGCTCGACCTTCTCGAACTGGTGCTGGCGGATCATGCCGCGCACGTCGCGGCCACCGCTGCCAGCCTCGGCGCGGAAGCACATCGAATGCGCGGTCATGCGCAGCGGCAGGCGCCCGGCATCCACGATCTCGTCGCGCACGATGTTGGTCAGCGGCACTTCCGAGGTCGGGATCAGGTAACGCGTGGAATCACCCACGGCGGTCTTGAACAGGTCGTCCTCGAACTTCGGCAGCTGGCTGGTGCCACGCAGCGAATCGGCGTTGACAAGCAGCGGTACGTTGGTCTCTTCATAGCCGTGCTCGCCGGTATGCAGGTCGACCATGAACTGGGCCAGCGCACGGTGCAGGCGCGCGATCGGGCCGCGCAGCACGGTGAAGCGCGAGCCGGACAGCTTGGCGGCGGTCTCGCCGTCCAGCCAGCCATTGCGGGCGCCGAGTTCGACGTGATCCAGCACCTTGAAATCGAACTGGCGCGGGGTACCCCAGCGCGCCTGCTCGACGTTGTCGTTCTCGTCGGCCCCGGCCGGCACGTCATCGGCCGGAATATTCGGGATGCCCATCGAGATCGCATCGATCTTCTCGCGCAGCTCGTCCAGCGCCACTTCCGAGGCCTTCAGCTCGTCGGCGAACGCGGCGACCTCGGCCATGATGGCCGAGACGTCCTCGCCCTTGGCCTTGGCCTGGCCGATGGCCTTGGAACGGCTGTTGCGCAGGCTCTGCAGCTCCTGGGTACGCACCTGGATGCGCTTGCGATCGGCCTCCAGGGACTCCAGGGCAGACACGTCGAGCTCGAAGCCGCGGCTGGTGCGCAGGCGTTCGGCGAGGTCGGCGGGCTGGTGGCGGAGCAGGGCTGGATCAAGCATGGCAGGTGTCGTGGTGGGTATCAGGAACGGGATTATCGCTTGTTATACGGATTTCTGCCGCCCGGTTCATTCCCGCCGTGGCAGAATCGGGGCATTCCGTACTGGTCCGGTCCATGTCTGCACCCCGCTCGTCGTCCGCCAAGTCGTTCACCGTGCATATCCCGCGCAACGCCCTGAAGATCGCCGGCATCGCGTTCGGCGTGGGCATCCTGCTGTTCGTGCTGGTCTGGCTGACCGGCCGCGACAAGGAATTCTTCCGCGCCGACCCGGCCGCACAGACCCCACAGGAAACGGCCCAGGTGGAGCCATTGCCGGAACCGCTGGCCGCGGCGGCAGGCTCCAGCGACATGCCCGATGCCAAGCCGGCCCCGGTGGAAGAAGAGGCCCCGAAGCTGGTCGAAACCGCCCCGCCGCCGCCCGCCCCGGTGGCGGAAGCGGCCCCGGCTGCACCGGGCCCTGCGCCGGCGGCCACCGGCAACAGCCAGCCGATGCCGATTGCCGGCCAGTCGCCGCCGCCTGCCTATCCTGCCGCCGCCCTGCGTGCCGGTGAGACCGGCAGCGTGGTGGTGCGCGTGGATGTGGATGCCACCGGCTACCCGAACAACGCCACGGTGATCCAGCGCAGCGGCTCACGCGAGCTCGACCGTGCCGCCACCGATGCAGTGCGCCGCTGGCGCTTTACTCCGGCGCAGAGCAACGGCCAGGCCGTACCCGGCAGCATTGAAGTGCCGTTCGACTTCAAGACGCAGTAACTGAACGCTTGCCGGCAGGCAAACTGAACCCTGCCGATTGCGTTGACGCAACGCTGACACTCCTCGTCCATGGCTCGGGCAACACTGCCCACGTCGTCCATTGACGGAAGGAGTTTGCGATGACTGCCACCACCCACGAAGACCTCCATTCGCCGCAGCTGCAGCAGGATTCCAGCCTGCAGCACAGGCCCACATCACCGTGGATGTGGATCGCGCTGATCGTGGCGATGTTCGCGGCCGCCCTGCTGTGGCTGCGTCACTCGAACCAGGAAGATGTGGCGCCGGCACCGGTTGGCGAGCGCATGCTGCCGGCTCCTGAGCAGGCTGCGGTTGCCGATGCTGCGGCGCCTGCCGCGCGTCAGGCCGCACCGGCTTCCAGCCAGCGCAAGGCCGCACCGGTGGTGCGCAATCGTGAAGCGCGCCCGCTGGCCAGCAACCGCATGCCGACCTACCCCGCCGCTGCACTTCGTAGTGGCGTGCAGGGCAGCGTGATCGCCAGCCTGAATGTCGATACCCGCGGCAATGTCGCCAATGCTGCGATTGTTTCGCGCAGTGGCGAGCGCAGCCGCGACCTGGATCGTGCGGTGCTCAACACCGTGCAGAACTGGAAGTTCCAGCCTGCGGTGCATGACGGCCGCGCAGTAGCAAGCGTGGTGCGGGTCCCGGTGGATTTCCGCACCGAGCAGCGTTGATCGCGGACGAGGGGTTCGTGATGTTTCGACGGAGGCTTCGGCCTCCGTCTTTTTATCTGGAGAAGCGTGCCAACCAAGGTTGGCACCTACCGGGTTGTGTCGTCCGCCGGACGTGGCCGCTCAGGCCAGGTTGAACCCGGCGCTGCGTGCCAGGCCGTCGAAGTCCGGGAAGGATGTGGCGACGTTGGCGATGTCGTTGATGCGCACTTCGCCATCGCTGATCTGGCCGGCGATGGCGAACGCCATGGCAATGCGGTGGTCGCCGTGGCTTTCGATGGTGCCGCTGCCCAGGCGCACACCACCATGCAGGGTGGCGCCATCTTCGGTTTCGTCCACCTGCATGCCCAGCGCGCGCAGGCCGGTGGCCATCGCAGCCAGACGATCGGATTCCTTGACCCGCAGTTCGGCGGCGCCGCTGACCACGGTCTCGCCCTCGGCGGCGGCAGCGGCCACGAACAGCGCCGGGAACTCATCGATCATGTCCGGCACCAGCGCTTCCGGAATGCGTGCGCCTTTCAGCGGCGCGTAGCGCACCAGCAGATCAGCCACCGGTTCACCACCCTGCTCGGCCGGATTCTCTTCGGTGATGTCTGCGCCCATCAGGCGCAGTGCATGCAGCAGGCCGGTGCGGCGCGGATTCAGGCCGACCTGCTTCAGGCGCAGCTCGGAGCCGGGAATGATGCTGGCCGCCACCAGGTAGAACGCAGCCGAGGAGAAGTCGGCCGGGACCACGATGTCGGTGGCACGCAGGCGCTGGCCGCCACGCAGGCGCGCCTTGCCCGGCGAGAATTCGATGTCCACGCCAAACGCGGACAGCATGCGCTCGGTGTAGTCGCGGGTCGGGTGCGGTTCGGTCACCTGGGTTTCGCCCTGCGCATACAGGCCGGCCAGCAGTACGGCCGACTTGATCTGTGCGCTGGCCACCGGCGAGGCGAAGTCGATGCCGTGCAGCGTCTGGCCGCCATGCACGTGCAGCGGCGGCGTGCCATCGCTCTCGGTATCGATCTTTGCACCCATCTGCGACAGCGGGCCGGTGACGCGGCGCATCGGGCGGCCAGACAGCGATTCATCGCCGATCAGCGTGCAATCAAACGCCTGCCCGGCCAGCAGGCCGGCCAGCAGGCGCATGCCGGTACCGGCGTTGCCGCAGTCCAACGGCGCGTCCGGTGCTTTCAGGCCGTCGAGGCCGACGCCGTGCACGATGCGCTGCGACGGGCTCGGCGTTTCGATGCGCACGCCCAGCTGGCTGAAGATGCGCGCGGTCGCGCGGGTGTCTTCGCCTTCCAGGAAGCCGTCGATATGCGAGGTGCCATCGGCCAGTGCGGCGAACATCACCGAGCGGTGCGAGACCGACTTGTCGCCGGGAATGGTCAGGCTGCCCTGCAGCGGCTGGCCCTTGCGGGCGATCCAGTGTTGCGCGTTGCTCATCGTTCGATCATTCCGTAAACGCCGGCAGCGCCGGCGATGCATCAGGGGGCAGCGGCCGCAGCCGCCACAGCAGCACTCAGGGCACGGCCACCGGATAGGAACCCAGCACCTTGATCTGCGCCGAGTGCGCTTCCAGTTCGGCCAGCGCAGCCTGCATCGGCGTGTCGTCGATATGACCGGCCAGGTCGATGAAGAAGCCGTATTCCCACTTGCCGTGGTGCGACGGGCGCGACTCGATGCGGTTCATGCTGATGCCGTGGCGGGCAAACGGGCTGAGCACGTCGAACAGCGCACCGGGCTTGTCATGGATGAACACCAGCACCGAGGTGCGGTCATGGCCGGAGGTCGGGAAGATGTTGCGGCCCACCACCAGGAAGCGGGTGGTGTTGTCGGCGTCGTTCTGGATCGGCTTGGTGACCACCTTCTTCAGGCCGTACACATGGCCGGCGCTCTCGCCACCGATGGCCGCTGCATCGTCGGCGTTACGCGCACGGCGCGCGCCTTCGGCATTGCTCGACACCGGAATCTTCTCGGCCTTCGGCAGGTTGGCGCGCAGCCAGGCCGAGGTCTGCATGAACGACTGCGGGTGTGC from the Stenotrophomonas maltophilia genome contains:
- a CDS encoding energy transducer TonB encodes the protein MSAPRSSSAKSFTVHIPRNALKIAGIAFGVGILLFVLVWLTGRDKEFFRADPAAQTPQETAQVEPLPEPLAAAAGSSDMPDAKPAPVEEEAPKLVETAPPPPAPVAEAAPAAPGPAPAATGNSQPMPIAGQSPPPAYPAAALRAGETGSVVVRVDVDATGYPNNATVIQRSGSRELDRAATDAVRRWRFTPAQSNGQAVPGSIEVPFDFKTQ
- the serS gene encoding serine--tRNA ligase, whose translation is MLDPALLRHQPADLAERLRTSRGFELDVSALESLEADRKRIQVRTQELQSLRNSRSKAIGQAKAKGEDVSAIMAEVAAFADELKASEVALDELREKIDAISMGIPNIPADDVPAGADENDNVEQARWGTPRQFDFKVLDHVELGARNGWLDGETAAKLSGSRFTVLRGPIARLHRALAQFMVDLHTGEHGYEETNVPLLVNADSLRGTSQLPKFEDDLFKTAVGDSTRYLIPTSEVPLTNIVRDEIVDAGRLPLRMTAHSMCFRAEAGSGGRDVRGMIRQHQFEKVELVSISRPEDSDAEHQRMTRCAEVVLEKLGLPYRKVLLCTGDMGFSAIKTYDLEVWLPSQETYREISSCSNCGDFQARRMQARWRNPATGKPELAHTLNGSGVAVGRAMIAVMENYQNADGSITVPEALRPYMGGLETIA
- a CDS encoding FMN-dependent NADH-azoreductase, whose protein sequence is MKLLHLDASVLGDNSVSRQLSAAVVARFTGQIDGLQVDYRDLDANPVPHLRSSSLAKTDAAEATDAEQVMQQFLDADIVVIGAPMYNFSIPSTLKAWIDRVAVAGRTFKYTENGPVGLAGGKRVIIASSRGGIYTDSPADFQEPFLRQVFAFMGINEVEFVRAEGIAYSPQHREDAIAGALATLPSHEVAEAVAA
- a CDS encoding energy transducer TonB, with the protein product MTATTHEDLHSPQLQQDSSLQHRPTSPWMWIALIVAMFAAALLWLRHSNQEDVAPAPVGERMLPAPEQAAVADAAAPAARQAAPASSQRKAAPVVRNREARPLASNRMPTYPAAALRSGVQGSVIASLNVDTRGNVANAAIVSRSGERSRDLDRAVLNTVQNWKFQPAVHDGRAVASVVRVPVDFRTEQR
- the aroA gene encoding 3-phosphoshikimate 1-carboxyvinyltransferase; protein product: MSNAQHWIARKGQPLQGSLTIPGDKSVSHRSVMFAALADGTSHIDGFLEGEDTRATARIFSQLGVRIETPSPSQRIVHGVGLDGLKAPDAPLDCGNAGTGMRLLAGLLAGQAFDCTLIGDESLSGRPMRRVTGPLSQMGAKIDTESDGTPPLHVHGGQTLHGIDFASPVASAQIKSAVLLAGLYAQGETQVTEPHPTRDYTERMLSAFGVDIEFSPGKARLRGGQRLRATDIVVPADFSSAAFYLVAASIIPGSELRLKQVGLNPRRTGLLHALRLMGADITEENPAEQGGEPVADLLVRYAPLKGARIPEALVPDMIDEFPALFVAAAAAEGETVVSGAAELRVKESDRLAAMATGLRALGMQVDETEDGATLHGGVRLGSGTIESHGDHRIAMAFAIAGQISDGEVRINDIANVATSFPDFDGLARSAGFNLA
- a CDS encoding ligand-binding protein SH3, whose protein sequence is MNYIVTAAHRSEFPHPITLRRGQALVVGERYEGPEGWDDWFLCEAEGQQPGFVPPPVIGRDAQGGAFATEDYCARELDVGPGQLLHGERTLNGWAWCVPENGEPGWVPLEKVRIMA